GGAATAATCGGGCTGAATCGGGAGCTCGCGCTGACCGCGGTCGACCAGGACGGCGAGGCGAATGGCCTTTGGTCGGCCCAAGTCCGTGACCGCATCCAGGGCCGAACGTACGGTCCGTCCCGTGTATAGGACGTCATCGACGATGATGACGGTACGGCCGCGCACGTCCTGCCGGATGTCTGATTCAGGAAGCTCGTGCGTGACGTCGTCGTCGCGATACAAATTGATGTTGAGAAAGCCCAGGCCGGGGTCGGTCCCGGAGATCTCCCCAATCTTGGCCGCTAGACGTCGCGCCAAGCTTTCGCCGCCACGCCGGATCCCGATCAGGATGAGGCCGCCCTGCGCTTCCTCGGGTTCGACCATTTGATGGGCCATGCGTGCGATCGCGCGCTCGATCTCTTCCGCGTTCATCAGCGTCCTGCGCCGGGTCGCGGGGGCCCGTACCGACATTACTGGCTCACTTCGACCAAGAGCCGCTCGGTCCGCTCAAGGTCACGCCGGTAGCCCTCGAGCTTCTCACGCTCCTTGGCGACGACGTCCGCGGGTGCGCGCGCTACAAAACTTTCCGATGCAAGCTTCTTCTCGCCGCGCTCGACCTCGGCGCGCAGACGCGTGATATCTTTCGTGTAGCGCTCGCGCAGCTGCGCGCTCGGCGCTTTCACGCGAATCGCGCTCATCATGTCATCGAAGCTCTGCCCTTCCGCAGCCCCGTCGGCAAGAATTTCGGCTCCGGCATGAAGTGCGAGCAGATCCAGCACGTCCGGCTGCCGGCTTAGCGGCGCGGGGACGAAGATGCTGAGCTTCTGGCGGTCGGCGAGACCGAAATCATGACGCGCGTTGCGCAAGCGGTCGACAGTCGTGCGTAGCGTTTCGTATCGAGTCGCGGCGTCCGGGTCGGAGAGAATCTCCGCGGGGTCGGGCCAGGACGCGGTAACGATCGTGTAACCATCATGTGGGAGCGATTGCCAAATCTCTTCGGTCACGAACGGCGCGATCGGATGCATGATCCGAGCGAGCGTGTTGAGCGTGAACGACAGTACGCTTGCACGCGTCGGACCGCCGAGCTTGGTCGATTCGAGATACCAATCGCAGAACTCGTACCAGCCGAATTGAATGATGCGATCGGCGGCGACGCCGAAGTGATAGCTATCGATCGCATCTTGCACGCCGGCAACCGTTTGGTGCAAGCGCGTCAGGATCCAGCGGTCCGCGAGCGTGAGTTCGCTCCCCGGCGGCAGCGTCCCCGATTTCGGCAACCCCTCCGGAAGCGAATGAATGTAGCGGAGCGCGTTCCAGAGCTTGTTCGCGAACCGCCGCGCTTCGTCGCAATAGCGCTCGTCCAGACGAAGCTCTTGAGACTCGAGCCGCATCTGGCGCAGAATCCCGAAGCGCGTGCCGTCGGCGCCGTAATTGGCGATAAGATCGATCGGATCGATCACGTTTCCGAGGCTCTTGCTCATCTTGCGACCATGAATGTCGAAGACGAGCGGCGTTACGAATACCGTGTGGAACGGAATGTTGCCCGCAAAGTGTATTCCGAGCATCACCATGCGCGCGACCCACAAGAAAATGATCTCGCGACTCGTGATCATCACCTGATTGGGATACCAGTTCTTCATTTCGGGTGTCGCCTGCGGCCAACCAAGGATGGAAAAGGGCCACAATCCGCTCGAGAACCACGTGTCGAGCGTGTCGGGATCGCGCCGCAGCTCGTCGCTGCCGTACGTCTCACGGGCGATTCGTTTGGCTTCCTCTTCGTTTTCCGCGACGACGACGTGATCCGTAGGCGTGTACCAAACGGGGAGTTGATGTCCCCACCAAATTTGGCGCGAGACATTCCAGTCCCGAATATTCTCCAGCCACTGCTCGTACGTGCGTCCGAACCGCTCCGGGACAAAACGAATTCGACCGTCGCGATAGGCTTCGAGCGCGGGCTTTGCCAGCGATTCCATCTTACAGAACCACTGTAATGAAAGCAGCGGCTCGACGACTTCGCCCGAGCGCGAGCTGATCGGCACCTTGTGCACGTAGTCCTCGACACGCACCAGCGCCCCGTCTTGCTCGAGCCGCTTCACGACAGCTTCGCGCGCGGCGATGCGGTCGAGTCCTTTGAAGGGGCCGGCTTCTTCCGTCATCGTTCCATCGAAACCGATCACCATCGGCATCTCGAGCTTGTGGCGCGCGCCGATCTCGTTGTCGAGCTGATCGTGCGCGGGCGTTACCTTGACGGCGCCGGTACCGAACTCGCGCTCGACCGCTGCATCTGCAACGATCGGAATCTTGCGGCCTTGGATCGGGAGCACGACTGTTTTCCCGACGAGCTTGGTGTAGCGCTCATCATCGGGATGCACGGCGACGGCGGTGTCGCCGAGCATCGTTTCGGGACGCGTGGTCGCGACGACGACTTCGAAGGAGCCGTCCTCGCTGCGATAGCGCAGATGATAGAGCTTGCCGGTACGTTCTTCGTTCTCGACTTCTGCGTCGGAGAGCGTCGACTTCGAACCGATGTCCCAATTCACGAGGCGCACGCCGCGATACATCAGCCCTTCGCGATACAGCTGAACGAAAACGCGGTTGACCGCAGCCGAGAGACCGGGATCCATCGTGAAACGGTCGCGACTCCAGTCGGGACCGAATCCCAGCCGCCGGAACGTATCGTAAATCTCGCCGCCATACTTCTCGCGCCATTGCCAGGCGCGCTCGAGATACTTTTCGCGCCCGAGCCCATCGCGCGTCAGGCCTTCTTTGGCGAGCTCACGCACCAGAACGGCTTCGGTAGCTATCGCCGCGTGATCTTGTCCGGGAATCCAGTCCGCGTTTTCGCCGAGCATGCGATGATAGCGCGTCAGCACGTCCATCGGCGTATAGGTCGATGCATGCCCGAGATGCGCGCGTCCGGTGACGTTGGGCGGCGGCATGGAGATGATGAACGGCGGCCGCGCAGGATCCGGATCTTCATGAAAGACGCCGCTCTTATCCCACTCGGCGTAGAGTCGCGGCTCGACTTGCGCCGGATCGTATGACTTGGAGAGCTCCATTTTAAAGGCGCTCCGCCCCAGGCTCCGCGCCCCCCATGCTCCGCATGGGGCCCCCGAGCGTCGGGCCCATCATCATTTCGAATAGGACAACATACCCCGTGGGGGCCCGCAACGACATTAGATCAGATCCAACGCATCTATTTCCGGCATGTAGCCTTGTTGAGCGAGCCACGCGCCGTCGTAGAGCTTGGAACGATAACGCTCCCCACCGTCGCAGAGAATCGTGCAGACGAGGCTGTCTTTGGGCAGCGTCTTTGCATAGCGCGCCGCGGCGACGATGTTGAGCGCGGCGGACCCGCCGACGTAGAGACCTTCGTTGTGCAGGATCCATTGCGACATCGCGATCCAAGCGCGATCTTCGACTCGCACGGCATCGTCGAGCGGCGTGTCTTTGAAATTGTCGGTGATGCGTTTGATCCCGATGCCCTCGACTTCCGAGTCACCTTCGGACGCAAGCTCGCCGGTTTTGACGAACGAATAGATCGCCGAGCCCATCGGGTCAGCCGCTACAGTCTTCACGTTCGGATTGCGCGACTTTAACGCGCGAGAAACGCCACCGAGGGTCCCGCCCGTTCCGCTCGCGGTTATGAACGCCGTCAACGAGGTTCCGAATGCGTCCCAAATCTCAACGCCGGTCGTCGCTTCGTGAATCTTGCGATTCGCAGTGTTGTTGAACTGATCGGCCCAGATCGAGTTCGGTGTCTGCTCCGCGATCCGGCGCGCAACGTGGTAGTAGTTCTGGTCGTTCGTGAACGGCACGCTCTTCACGACGCGAACGTCAGCGCCGAAAATACGAAGCATCGCGATCTTCTCCGCCGATTGATCGTCGGGGATTGCGATGATTGCGCGATATCCGCGCGAAGCCGCAAGCAGTGCGATGGCGATCCCGGTGTTGCCCGCCGTTCCTTCGACGATTGTACCGCCCGGCGCAAGACGCCCGGAACGCTCGGCGTCGTCAATGATGCCCAGCGCGGCGCGGTCCTTGACCGAGCCGCCGGGATTGAGAAACTCGGCTTTTCCTATGATTGTGCGGCCGATGCGCGCGGAGAGCTTCTCGAGGACGATGTGCGGCGTATTGCCGATCGTTCCCGAAAAACCACGACGGGCATCGAGATCTGCATGCATGTCTAGTGTTGCTCCACGGCGGTCAGCGAGGCTTCGAGCAGAGCCAAGTACGCGGCCTTTTGCTGCGGCGAAAGAAATGCTGCCTCGAAGCTGTTGCGTGCGAGCGTCGCGGCCGCTTGGGGCGGCAGGGCGAGCGCGCTGCAGACATCGCGCAGATTGTCGGCAACATACCCGCCAAAGTATGCCGGGTCGTCCGAATTGCAGGTGACGACCAGGTCCTCGGCCAGCATCGCGCCGAGCGGATGCGCGCGTAAGTCGTCGACGACGCGCAGCTTGACGTTCGAGAACGGACAAACGGTGAGTGGAATGCGGTCGCCGCGCAATCGCGCCACGAGTGCGGGATCCTCCATGCAGCGCACGCCGTGATCGATCCGCTCGACCTGCAATTGGTCGAGCGCCTGACTAATGTATTCCGGCGGTCCTTCCTCGCCGGCGTGCGCAACGCAACGCCAACCCGCGATGCGCGCGCGTTCAAAAACATCGGCGTAGATCGCCGGCGGATTTCCGGCTTCGCTGGAGTCGAGTCCAACGCCGATGATCTTTTCCGCGTGCGGCAATGCTGCGGTAAGCGTGTGTTGTGCCGACTGCGCGCCGAGATCGCGCAGGAAACACATGATCAAACCGCTTGTAATCCCGTAGCGTTCTTGGCTGTGAGACACAACCGACCACAGTCCATCGAAGAACGTCTCAAAGGTCAGGCCTCGCGACATGTGGGCCTGCGGATCGAAAAAGATCTCGGCGTGTACGACGCCCTGCGCTCTTGCCTTCTTGAAATAGGCGTCGGCGAGGTCCGCGAAGTCAGCCTCCGTGCGCAACACGTTCGTACCGCGGTAGTAGAGATCCAGAAACGACTGGAGATCGCTGAACCGATAGGCGGCGCGCGCCGCTTCAACCGT
Above is a genomic segment from Candidatus Baltobacteraceae bacterium containing:
- the pyrR gene encoding bifunctional pyr operon transcriptional regulator/uracil phosphoribosyltransferase PyrR, with translation MSVRAPATRRRTLMNAEEIERAIARMAHQMVEPEEAQGGLILIGIRRGGESLARRLAAKIGEISGTDPGLGFLNINLYRDDDVTHELPESDIRQDVRGRTVIIVDDVLYTGRTVRSALDAVTDLGRPKAIRLAVLVDRGQRELPIQPDYSGRVIPTSRRERIDVRLAAQPTPSDDVSVADWEHAN
- a CDS encoding adenosine deaminase, coding for MRDHERHDRKARAADARIRGTPQRPNRVALADFFARLPKAELHLHIEGTLEPEQMFFFAERNGLEPPYSTVEAARAAYRFSDLQSFLDLYYRGTNVLRTEADFADLADAYFKKARAQGVVHAEIFFDPQAHMSRGLTFETFFDGLWSVVSHSQERYGITSGLIMCFLRDLGAQSAQHTLTAALPHAEKIIGVGLDSSEAGNPPAIYADVFERARIAGWRCVAHAGEEGPPEYISQALDQLQVERIDHGVRCMEDPALVARLRGDRIPLTVCPFSNVKLRVVDDLRAHPLGAMLAEDLVVTCNSDDPAYFGGYVADNLRDVCSALALPPQAAATLARNSFEAAFLSPQQKAAYLALLEASLTAVEQH
- a CDS encoding valine--tRNA ligase → MELSKSYDPAQVEPRLYAEWDKSGVFHEDPDPARPPFIISMPPPNVTGRAHLGHASTYTPMDVLTRYHRMLGENADWIPGQDHAAIATEAVLVRELAKEGLTRDGLGREKYLERAWQWREKYGGEIYDTFRRLGFGPDWSRDRFTMDPGLSAAVNRVFVQLYREGLMYRGVRLVNWDIGSKSTLSDAEVENEERTGKLYHLRYRSEDGSFEVVVATTRPETMLGDTAVAVHPDDERYTKLVGKTVVLPIQGRKIPIVADAAVEREFGTGAVKVTPAHDQLDNEIGARHKLEMPMVIGFDGTMTEEAGPFKGLDRIAAREAVVKRLEQDGALVRVEDYVHKVPISSRSGEVVEPLLSLQWFCKMESLAKPALEAYRDGRIRFVPERFGRTYEQWLENIRDWNVSRQIWWGHQLPVWYTPTDHVVVAENEEEAKRIARETYGSDELRRDPDTLDTWFSSGLWPFSILGWPQATPEMKNWYPNQVMITSREIIFLWVARMVMLGIHFAGNIPFHTVFVTPLVFDIHGRKMSKSLGNVIDPIDLIANYGADGTRFGILRQMRLESQELRLDERYCDEARRFANKLWNALRYIHSLPEGLPKSGTLPPGSELTLADRWILTRLHQTVAGVQDAIDSYHFGVAADRIIQFGWYEFCDWYLESTKLGGPTRASVLSFTLNTLARIMHPIAPFVTEEIWQSLPHDGYTIVTASWPDPAEILSDPDAATRYETLRTTVDRLRNARHDFGLADRQKLSIFVPAPLSRQPDVLDLLALHAGAEILADGAAEGQSFDDMMSAIRVKAPSAQLRERYTKDITRLRAEVERGEKKLASESFVARAPADVVAKEREKLEGYRRDLERTERLLVEVSQ
- a CDS encoding cysteine synthase A, whose protein sequence is MHADLDARRGFSGTIGNTPHIVLEKLSARIGRTIIGKAEFLNPGGSVKDRAALGIIDDAERSGRLAPGGTIVEGTAGNTGIAIALLAASRGYRAIIAIPDDQSAEKIAMLRIFGADVRVVKSVPFTNDQNYYHVARRIAEQTPNSIWADQFNNTANRKIHEATTGVEIWDAFGTSLTAFITASGTGGTLGGVSRALKSRNPNVKTVAADPMGSAIYSFVKTGELASEGDSEVEGIGIKRITDNFKDTPLDDAVRVEDRAWIAMSQWILHNEGLYVGGSAALNIVAAARYAKTLPKDSLVCTILCDGGERYRSKLYDGAWLAQQGYMPEIDALDLI